The DNA region ATTTCAGGGTCTGTAACCTTAGTCATTTTACCACACTGCCTTTCACTAGCATGGACTCTGGTTGCAACCATGGCCCACCagtacttaatttttctttttctagtcacCAACATTGTCAAAGCTCACATAAAACCAGGACTTCTGACTTTGCTTGAAAATTTAGTCATGCAGCAGTTGGACCTGCATTTATGGACTGGTAGCTGGGTGTTCTCCACAGTCTCCACCCCTCTCTATTGTCTTCTTCATCAGCTCTGTGGCTCCAGGGGCCTTTGAATTTTTGATCCCCAAATCGACCCCTTAAATAACACTGATTGCCTCCCTGTTAGTAGGGAACGGACACACTGGCTCCCATTTTTCAGTGGACATATGATAACCAGAGAATGGAAATGCTGTCCAAAACCCCCTCATCCCACCCGACAGTATAATTTGGTTTCTTTTCATCTGAGACCATGTCCACCTTAGTGAAGCCTCCAGCACAGCTGCAGTCTCCAGACCTCCAGAACCAAGAGTCTAGAAGGGAATTAGAAGGGGACTCCAGAGGTCATCAAAGCCATCTCCCCACCCTCAACAACTGGGACAGAAAGAAACACATCCCTTTGGCCCTCAGGAAGCCAATTTACTATCCTGGACAACAGATAATAGGAGCAGGAGCCACAGTAGGCTGCCCATCCCCATGATTTAGAAAGGAAGGACAATGGCAAAACCTGAGAGCAGAGGTGCCTGGCAAAGGAAGCCTGACCCACTTCTGATAGTCAAGTTCAAGGTTCTGCCTCACCCTTGGGCTCTTACTAGCCAAACTCCTAGGATTTCCCAGTGACTTCTGTTCCCTTAAGTCCAGCAGCTGCTTCTCTAGAGTCTAGAGCAAGGAAAATGAACTCTCCATTTTGCACCTAGTTTCTCCAGCATCATCCTCTGTAGCATCTCTTGTCTCTGTCCTCAAGACTTAACTCATACAACTGATTTTCAGAAAATGGGTATTGACAGAAGGGGAGCAGCCCAGTGCTCAGGCCAGGTTTGCACACTGAGAATCAGGCACTCTGGCATAAACTCTTGGCTCTGGGTCTGAGAGACTGGGGAACAAGTCTCCTCACatgcctgggcctcagtttccccctctgtGAATTGGGGGCAGTGGCAGAGGTGACTGTCTCTAAGGGAGCTCTGTGGGAGCTCCTGGAGGAAGTGGGACTGGGGGTTGCTCAGAGTGCAAGGAGCAATGGGGAAGTAAACATTCACGTGCCCCACCAGGTGAGGCTCATGCTGGCCTGTACACAGgcacgtgtgtgtgcacacacagtcATGAGACTGCTGCATGGGAAGGGGCCACTCAGGGGCCCCTCTACACCCTCACCAGGGAGCCACCGGTAGCGGAAGTGAGGACAGCAGTGGTTTGGTGCCGAGGCAACACGTGAGCTCTGCGGTGTGCAGGGACAGGGGCTCGAACCAGAGCTTCTTAGTTCTATGTGGGTCTGGCTCAGGCCGAAATGTGTGTTCTCATTTTGTTCCTGGCTAATGCCTTTGTTAGTTCAAAAGAGTAGTTTGAATAGAAAGTCATGGCGGACTTTGAGCTGGGATTTGGCACATCTGTAGTTTAGCTCCCATTCCTGGCctctggagggcagggaggaggttGGCCCTGGAGTGTCTCCAGGCCCAGGCAGGAGCAGGTCCATGCTGGATGGGCAATGCTGATGGATAGAAAGCTACAGAAGCCAGGACCATCTTTTCTCAGAGTAGTGGGGCACCCCTACGATATCTCCCCTTCGCCTGCTGTCTGTCTGCAAGCTCTTGGGCATTCTCGCCTGGCCTCTGAGTGCCCTGGCGTCCCTAGGGCAGAGCCCCTTTCCCCCAAAGGGCACCTCTCTGGGCAAACCCCAGTGGGCTGACTGCCACCTCTGCATGTCCAGTGTCCTCTCCCTGGTGAGCTGGGAAGACGGTGAAGTGAGCATAGTACAAGCGGTGCCATTCTGTTGACCATGAATTTGGGCAAGTTatgtcacctctctgggcctcctttTCCATGGATGTAAAGTGAAGATGGTGATGCCTACTTCACAGGGTTCTTGTAAGAATCCACTGAGGCACCAGTACTGGAAAGGCCTTAGCACAGTGCCCAGTACATAGTAGGGGCTCCAGGAAAGgggctctgtttcttccttgagcctctcccttcccctcccccatgcaCAGAATAAGGAGATCTTAAGAAGTTGAATCCAAGCCAGAAGGATTCCCCACAGCCCTCCAACCTTCTCATGTGGCAGAGGGCTGGCAGGCAGGGGCAGCACCTGCTAAAAACAAGCCCCGCAGCTGGGGGCACCCAGCCCCTGTCTGGGGCACTTGGCCAAAGGTTAGTGCCAGGGCACAGCCCCACCCAGGGACCTGGGAGCAGGGACTCTGGAGCTAACCTGCTCAGGTCTGGGCCTTAGGAGGGGAGTGCACTTCTGGGGGCTGCAGCCCAATGACTCAGGGGaaggaggaagcagaggaggagaaatggggcttccatggtctggggTAATGAGGTCAGAGTTCAGAATGGGGTCTGGGTCCAGGATGAGGACAGAGGGGAAGATAGAACCCAGAAGAACGGGAAGGGGTCCCTTACTTTCACTCTCCCTGGGGGAGGGCGGGTACGCAACGCACTTGGATGCTGCTTCTTTACCTGTGAAACAAAGAGAAGGCTCATTAGCTAGGCATCAGGCCCAGGAGGCCGGGGAGGCTTGTCCAGGCCAACGTGTCCCTCTGCTGTCACAGCTACTCCTGTTAGTGCCACGTAGCAGCGCTGGCCAGGTGAAccctgcatgcacacacacagaggcacactgTTACCACACAGCCAGCTTACccagcccttcctcctcctcatgcCACCCCCAGGGATGTGTGGATACCTGCTGGCATCCACACCTCTATCCTGTGTGCTGCCCTTGCCACTCTcacctggacacacacacacacacacacacattccctggCAGCCATCCGACTATTCACCAACTCATGTCCCAGGTCATGTGACTCAGCCATAGTATTGTCATGAACAGTCACACTCCAGCCCAGGTTCATACACCCTCCCCCATTAAAAAGTCCTACTGTCACAAACAGAGCCACAAACACCCGTCCTCTCCATCACACCCAGCTAACCAGAGAGACTTGTACACAACTCCACACACGGTGGCCACCCCATCACACTTACACACCCCTGGAGGGCCAGTGCCACCCCAACAGACTCGCACACCCTCCAGCACAGGGCCATGTGTGGTTGTACCCTCAGATGCAGAGCACGGTCACACTGTCCTTTTCTCTGCTTACCCTTCCAGACAGGCACACACAGCATCCCCACGGGACACCACCCCAGGCTGTCCCATGTAGGAAGCCCTCACCTCTCTGCACCTGCAGCTCCATGGCACCATGAACCCTCTGTTCCCAGTGGTGGTGCCTGATCTCCACCACCAGGCAGCAGTAGAGGCCACCATCCAGCAGAGTCAGGTTGTGCATGGTGATGGAGAAGTTGCCATGGTGGTCGGAGGCCGATTCCAGGCCGTGGCTCTGGGCCAGATCCTGGCTGGCGTTGGCCTGGTGGCCACTGTGGTGCAAGTGAAGATCCTGGAACGTGAGGTTGCGGATGGGCCGGCGCTCCGAGCAGGCCTGTAGCTCACCCCGTGAACTGCGGTACCACGTCTTGTAGAAGCTCACATCGTGCCCTTTGGCCACAGGGCCCAAGAGCCTGCAGGTGAGGGTGACATTCTGGCCTTCGGGACACACGTATAAGGAATATGGCGTGGCAACCTTGAAGGCTGCCACCAGACCTGCTTAGAGAGACAAAAGCCTATCACCTGCCTGAGCCAGCACCACTCCCAGTGACTCCAAATTGGGGAAGAGCCCTGGCCTGGGGCTCCAGAGATGTGAGTTCCCCAGCCACAGGCCCAGAGCAGGTCAGCtgacttccctgagcctcagcttcttcattAGCCCATGAACCTAACTCTATCCCAGGCTGTGTGGGAGGAGCCATAGGAGATCCCCCAGGGCTGGGAAGCTGGCCAAGGCTCAGGAGAGACTCCGGGCAGCGCACTGCTGGCCAGCGGGCAGCCATCTCCCAACTGGAGCATGCGCCCTGACCCCAGCTCTGGCTCCCGCTCCCGCAGGAGGGTAGAAGGCAGGATGGGGAGCAGTAAGGCTACTTGGGAACAGCAGTCCACTGTCCTTGACCATCCTCCTGGGGGCCATCAGCACCTTTGGCCCTTTCCACTCCTAGGGCTGCTGGTACCTTCTCCTTACCTCCTCATCAGTGAGCATTAATGGAGCCCCTATGTCTGCAAGACCTATGCCAGGTGCTACCTCTCACCTGGTGCTGAACATGTGGCCTCCCCTTGAAGCTTATGAAGTCGCTGGGCAGACAAGGCCTGCGTTCATGACAAAGTAACCCCACGGACTAAAGGACAAACCATGCCAGCCTTCAGGGAGTGGCCAGGAGACTTCCTGAAGGGTCCTTGGGGTTGATGAACAGATGGGGTTTCAGCAAGTTGAGAAGGTACCCTGGGTCAGGTCGTGGGGAAGCAGGAAAAGCCAAGGTGGCTTCGGGATGGGATTCATGAAAGGTCATCTCAGCCATGCACCTACTGGCACCCAGTCTTCTTAGAGATATTTTctagttcattttgttttcaataagTAAGTGAAGCCATCCCGTGGTCCTCTTTACCAACATCCAGCATTTAACCATGTTGACCTCAAAAGCACTGGCTCTTAGAAACAGAATACCAGGGCTGGAGTCCCAGCTCCCCAGTCTagctctgtgagcctcagtttcctcatgtgcaaTGAGAAAAATATTAGCTACAGTATTAGCAGGGCTGTGAAAGGACCGCATGCAGGAACAATGAGAATGTGAGATGAGAGCTCTAATGCCATCTGCAGACACTGGAAGGATAGTTGTGATCATTATATGCTagtgacattttcattttaactggCATCTCAGGGGCTGTTCTAGGTCAgacagacaaggaaagagtttggaAGCATGTACAAAATTCAGCAGCTATGCCCTTTTCATTGCCACTGCCCGACCCCAAGACGATACCACTTCCTCCTTCAGGCACCCCTTCCTTGACTGTAGAGCCTGGGACTCGCTGGCAGAGCTGACAGCCTTGCCCAGACAGGAGGGAGGTAGCCTGCTGTAGTTTTGGAATTGGACCAGCCTGCACTGGAGTCCAGTAGCTGGGAGTCACTTAGACTCCAAGCCTCAGACTCCTCcttataaaacaaatgaaaacacctACCTACTGCAGTTCAGGCAAGGGTTACGAATAATTAACATGAAGTGCTCTGAAAGGGCCTTGCTAGTAGTTGGAAGGTACATAGGTCTCTGATTAACTTCAGCAACTCAAGAAACATTTCCTCGGGGCAAAAATAGTTCTGTGCAATAAAAATGGAGAAGCCAGCTTCAGACTCTTTCCCACTGAGGTGTGAATGACTGATAAGGGTTCATGATCCATCTTGGACTACCTGCATATTTAAAGAGTGTGGGGAGGCAGCAAAGCTATGGCCCCAAAGATTATATCTGCAAGGGTGGAAGTTTTAGGCCTTGGGAGGTAAGGAGGACAGACACACACCAGAGCCTCCCACTCGCTCCATCCACATATGAGAGGGCACCATGTCCTGGACCCTCAGATTATGGAAAGGCATTGCCTAGGTGAGCAGAGATTGCAGAACTTCTTTGGCAAGATGCTGATCTCCTTTCCAGACAGAAACATAGAGGCCCAGAAAAGTAAAGTGGTTTACCTAAAGTTCCAGAGTGTCTGAACTAAGAACCTAGAGCATGGGGGACTTCAGGTAAAGTAGCATCTAGTTAGAACTAGAAGAAATACACACTAACTGTTTTATGGGCGTGTTTAATAACCCTATAAGGCAGGtgttatttttattcctatttcactaatgagaaaacagaggcacagagatgcAAAGTAACACAACAAATAAGTGCTTGGACCAGAATTAAACTTGGGCACTTAGACACTATACTAAAGAAAAAGTTCAGAAACTGGCAGCACAGAAGCCACATACAGTCTTCAGACaagttttatttgaccctcaacatattttaaatgttttttgagATTGACAACATTTAAAAACCAGGAATTTGATATGATAATTCTGACTTCTAGCTTCTCTTTGAAAATCAGATTAACTAAACCCACTTTCCTATAAGGCAATCATCATCTGGAGCTAAGTAGCAGCATCCTCCTTAGTTGGGACATTAGTGTTCCagtttgccacagtccccaccaccCCTTAATGTTTCCACCTGGCCTGCTTCACTCTCTCCATATTTGCTTGGCCTTGTGGACGTTTGAGTTTGTGATTCATGCATGTGGCTCCCTGGGCTAACCAAGGAGAGACTCCACTCCCAAACCTATCATCCTACTGATGTAACCCTCAGGCTCAGAGAGAAGAGGACCCACCCAGGTCCCAGCAGAAGCCTGGCAAAACAGACACTAACCCTGTCCCCTCCAAATACCAACCCATTGCTCTTACTCCCTTAGCAAGCTCAGTGGAAGAGGAGTCCCACACAGCCCAGCTGTGCAGCACCTGGCTCTGCCCATGCCAGCCTGGACTTCCTCTCCCAGGCCTGTGTGGAGTGGATGTGGCTGCAGGACTATGGCTGTGCAAATAAATGGAGATGGGGAGTAGTTAGGGAAAGGACCCCTCCAAACACTCCCAGGAAGAGCTAAAACCCACCCAAAGAGTTACCTCTGTCCTGTGCTCCCCTTTCCCCAGAAGGCTCTGTGGTGGCTTTGTACGGGGATCACCAGCACCTCTCCTAGCATCATCTCCAGCCCCTGGGCTACCCCAAAGCTGGAGCCGAATCTAGATACAGCAGCATTTGCTTCGGGCACACGCATACCTTGGGACTATCAGGAGGGCTGGCTCAGTAGAGGCCTGGGACACATGAAGTAGACAAAGGTGTGGATGGGGTGGGGCTGAGATTTGGGCAAAGTGGGGCTAGCTTGTGGGTGGGGTGGAGCAGAGTGGGGGCAAGCAGCAGGGATCCCAGTGGGGCACCAGTCCAGGGCCTCCAACAGGGCATCAGACCCTGAGCCCTTAGGGTCCAAGCAATGGTGTGAATGACCACACAATCGCCCGGACAGCAGTGGGGAGGGGATTTTCAGCCCTAGAGGCAATTTCCTTGAAAATCTAGAGAGAACTGGGGTTCAGAGACAGACAGTTTTTGGGGGGGAGAGGGGCATGGGAGAGGAACATTGCTCAATCCCAAT from Manis pentadactyla isolate mManPen7 chromosome 8, mManPen7.hap1, whole genome shotgun sequence includes:
- the VSIR gene encoding V-type immunoglobulin domain-containing suppressor of T-cell activation isoform X1, whose amino-acid sequence is MGFPQVLEASGRLWGPVLLALFLAASRAGLVAAFKVATPYSLYVCPEGQNVTLTCRLLGPVAKGHDVSFYKTWYRSSRGELQACSERRPIRNLTFQDLHLHHSGHQANASQDLAQSHGLESASDHHGNFSITMHNLTLLDGGLYCCLVVEIRHHHWEQRVHGAMELQVQRGKEAASKCVAYPPSPRESENITAAALATGACIVGILCLPLILLLVYKQRQVASNRRAQELVRMDSNNTQGIENPGFEGSPPSQGMPEAKPRPPLSYVAQRQPSESGRHLLSEPGTPLSPPGPGDVFFPTLDPVPDSPNSEAI
- the VSIR gene encoding V-type immunoglobulin domain-containing suppressor of T-cell activation isoform X2 yields the protein MGFPQVLEASGRLWGPVLLALFLAASRGLVAAFKVATPYSLYVCPEGQNVTLTCRLLGPVAKGHDVSFYKTWYRSSRGELQACSERRPIRNLTFQDLHLHHSGHQANASQDLAQSHGLESASDHHGNFSITMHNLTLLDGGLYCCLVVEIRHHHWEQRVHGAMELQVQRGKEAASKCVAYPPSPRESENITAAALATGACIVGILCLPLILLLVYKQRQVASNRRAQELVRMDSNNTQGIENPGFEGSPPSQGMPEAKPRPPLSYVAQRQPSESGRHLLSEPGTPLSPPGPGDVFFPTLDPVPDSPNSEAI